In Pseudophryne corroboree isolate aPseCor3 chromosome 3, aPseCor3.hap2, whole genome shotgun sequence, a genomic segment contains:
- the PCGF2 gene encoding polycomb group RING finger protein 2 isoform X2, translated as MHRTMRIKMTELNPHLMCALCGGYFIDAATIVECLHSFCKTCILRYLEAHKFCPMCDSQVHKGRPLLSIRSDKTLQDIVYKLVPGLFRDEMKRRRDFYASYARTDANSASSTEQGEKASESGEMLVQEEENISLSIQFSEDARDETRDSVESEDLEKRNSLRFLRCPAAMTITHLAKFLRNKMDVPSKYKVEILYEEEPLKDYYTLMDIAYIYPWGRTGPLPLKYRVQPTCKRLRFSRPRSLQEPSRGVTSEGDSTSDKASSPAPIPSTSSSLPSPATPGQSSPNPNNELPPASALLNGHSASRGRKVTLNGVPGPPLT; from the exons TTGTAGAGTGCCTCCATTCCT TCTGCAAGACTTGTATCCTGCGCTACTTAGAAGCTCACAAATTCTGCCCCATGTGTGACTCCCAGGTGCACAAAGGACGCCCCCTTCTTAGCATCAG GTCAGACAAAACATTGCAAGATATTGTATATAAGCTTGTTCCAGGACTCTTCAGAG ATGAGATGAAGCGGCGACGGGATTTCTATGCCTCGTACGCACGTACAGATG CTAACAGTGCCTCCAGCACTGAGCAAGGAGAAAAAGCCTCTGAGAGTGGAGAGATGCTGGTACAGGAGGAGGAGAATATCAGTCTGTCTATCCAGTTCTCAGAAGATGCCCG AGATGAAACACGGGATTCAGTGGAAAGTGAAGATTTAGAGAAG AGGAACAGTCTTCGGTTCCTGCGATGTCCCGCAGCCATGACCATAACGCACCTTGCTAAATTCTTAAGGAACAAGATGGATGTTCCAAGCAAGTACAAG GTGGAGATTCTGTATGAGGAGGAGCCATTGAAGGATTACTACACACTAATGGACATTGCGTACATATATCCCTGGGGACGG ACTGGTCCACTCCCTCTCAAGTATCGAGTGCAACCAACCTGCAAGAGGTTACGATTCAGCCGTCCAAGGAGCCTACAGGAGCCAAGCCGTGGAGTAACATCAGAAGGGGATTCCACCAGTGACAAGGCCAGCAGCCCAGCGCCAATTCCCTCTACCTCCTCCTCCCTTCCTAGCCCTGCAACTCCTGGCCAGAGCTCTCCAAACCCCAACAATGAACTTCCCCCTGCATCTGCCCTCCTCAATGGGCACTCTGCCAGCCGAGGGCGTAAAGTTACTCTGAATGGGGTTCCTGGGCCACCCCTCACCTGA